One Fibrobacter sp. UWH6 genomic window, GGTCCGGACAAAGCTCCTGTCGTACCAGAAATAATATAATCCGTTGCATTACCAAAATTTTCTTTTTTAGCAAGATTTCCTATTGCAGTCTCACCCATTGAAGCTGCAGCACCTAAAGCAATTCCTCCAACCCCTTTTACAGCTCCGACAGCCCATCCCCCTGCAACACTCAATCCAGCTGCGCCGATGCCACCCAAAATAGCCATGCCCAAATTTGTTCCATCATAGATATAATCAGCAACACTAATTCCGACGTAGACGGATATTGCAAATATACCAACAGCAAGAACAACGGCAATGTTTCCATCCACATCCACGTAGTTTACAGGATTTCCACCGAAATGAAAAGGATTGTCGAACTGTTTTGCAGCATCTGGACTAATCCATACACCAAATACCGGGTCAAAATACCTTGCCCCATAATAGTACAAGCCCACGCGCTCATTCAGTTCCTTACCGGTGTACTGTTCGGCGGGACTGTCGCCAGACACCTGAATTTTCTTCTGTGTTCCATAAGGCTCATAGGCAAGTACATTTCCTGGTCCGTTATCCACAAGAGTCATCACTAATGAACCCTGATAGTCCTTGATATACCATTCCTTCGAGGAGTCGGGCAGAATTCGACCCACGATTCCCGACTTGCCCTGAATCATCCTGTATTCGGCAATGGAACTGTCATTTGCAACGTATACCCGATGCCGTTCAAGGGCTTTCTTGCCTCCCACCATGATGTCGGTGCGGATTGCTTGCAACGTATCATTTTCGTATGCAAAGGTGGCAATGCGCCAACCAGAAGGGTCATAGACCACCAGTTCACGCCATATCGACGAGTCTGACGTCTGCACGAAGGAAACCGGCATTCCATACGGGTCATATTCCACCGACAGGTTCTTGGAACTGTCCGCGATCATTCGTCCCGATGCATCATAGACAAAGTTGTTTGTCCTTGACGCGTTCCTTGCAGAATCGAGAGCGATAGAGCCAGTAACTCTGTTGAGCCTGTAAGAATCGTCGTAATAGTTGTAGCCGAGTGTGCTCCCGTCGTATCCCTGCGCAAGAGTTCGACCGTTCTTGTCGAAACTAAATGTTGCTTCCGGAGCAGTTCCGCTCCGCTTGACCAAATTGCCCGGCATGTCATAGAGGAAGCTTGACACCCTGTTACCCGAAGAATCCGCAATGCCATACGTGGTGGATAATTTGGCAATCATTCCGTCGTAACGGGGGCGTTCATTTGTCGAAGCGGCGACATCCTCGTAATTAAGGGTCTGCCGGAAAAGCGTATCGCCCGAGGTCGTATTCAGGATATTCAATGCTGTCGTCTGTCCATGCAGATGATAGGCATAATCGGTCCGAAGTCTATCGCCGACCGTCACAGCCGAAACCTGTCCCAGGTCGTCGTAGGTAAACCTGACTATGTTCAGCCCTTCGCCATCAAAGATCGTCTTGACACGTCCCTTGTCATCGTAATCATATCTACGAGCATCAAGAATCGCTCCATTCGCGTCAAAAACAGATACCTTCAAAAGGCGGGAAATGTTGTCATACTCATATTGCTTGGAGACAACGGTTCTTGTAGAGTCCCTTTCCGCTCCGGTGTAGCGGATTGCGACAGTCTTGCGCCCCAAGGAATCGTAGGCGAAGAAATCCGCCACAAGCGCGGCATCCGCCCCGATACGGGAAGCCGCAAGAGGGTTGCGGGTCCATTTACAGGCGAGTTTTCCGCGAGTGTTTTTCAGAATCTTGTCAGTAAAATAACCTTCGAGCTTTTCATTGCCGATTCTGTCAAGACAGGCGGAAAGGCTGTCGTATGCGGAGCCCGAATATTCCGTCTTTACTCCCGGAACGGGCGACCGGCTTTCAGCGATTTCCCTGAGCCTTGCATCTATAACCAGGTCAAGAACGCTCTCGCCGATGGAGACAATGCGACCCTGGGCATCGTATTCCTTGTAGGAAACAGCATTCCTCCCCCGCTGTTCTTCCGTAACGGATATGCGGATGCTGCCCGACTTTGTGTAGTAGAATTTTTCCGTTCCCACATCGGGACCGTCGGACGCAACGTTTCTCCCGGCAGCATCGTAATCCGACACCACGGCAAAGGCGGAATCGTTCTGGTCCACGTCGAGCGGAGTGATTGTCCGGCGCAAGTTTCCTTCGCGTGTATATTCATATTTCTTGACAGACCATTGCCAGTTTCGCATGTTTGTCCCTGTCGTGTCCAGGGCAAAAGCAGTCTGCATAAGTTGACCAAGACGATTTTTCCAGGAAAGTGAGATACGGCCTTCAACATCGCGGCTGTACGAAAGGGTATAATTTTTCTGGGTATTGTTTTTCGCGAAGTTCAACGACTGGGGAATGTTTAGGTCCGCCACATAGGCGTAATCGGAAGAACCTACATGCGCCCCGTCCACTTTCCACGGCTCGCCGGGCATGGAACTCCTGAGCAATCGGCCATCCTGCAAGGAATACTGGTTTTCGGTATAGGCATAACCAGCTGCATCGGGGCCGTCGCCATCCAGCGAGAAATAGTCATTTGCATGGACCAAGGATGAATCTACATACCCTTCACGCTCCAGTTCTGCGACATAGGAATAATCTTCCTGGAATGCTCGACCCAGGTTGTCATAACGAGATTCCTTGACGGCAAAACGCATGGCGGGGGCGAAGAACAGGAACGACGGTGCCGTGATGCTGGACTCCTGCATCAATTCCACGTTCTTCGCATAGATTAGACCATACAAGGCGCTCTGGTGTCCCAGTTCAATTTTTGCATTCGGTGCAACGAATACGCCCGCCAAGCCGGAAATTGTCCCCAACCTTAATGTAGATGACTGGCCCAGCCGCCATCCGATAAAGTAACGGGCGGTGGAATCATGTGACATGATGGAATTGTCGCTAATAGAAAGAGACGAACGGACATGGATGACGACATTTCCCTGCGACAAATCGAATCGCAGCGTCGCCGTGGGCTCGACAGAGAAACTGTCGAAATAATAGTCACCCGCAGAAAGGCGTAAAACGCTCCTTGCTCGAATCAACCCGTTTGCGTACTTGCCTGGAACAAGGGTCGAGTCCGCATCATTGGCGAGAGAGACATCTGATGTTCCTACAGGAAAATCTTCTGGCGGGAACGAACAGGCTTCGGTTTCGGTATTTTGTTCGGACTGCTGGACGAAAGTCTGGTTGCCAGTCCAAAGGCCGATCCCGTAATTGACCACCGCAAAGACGGAATCACGGTCTCCCATACGCACTGAATTTTTCGCGACAACTCGCAGTTCCGAAAGGGACGTGTCGCGAATCGTCACGTCGTTATCTATGAAGACGGAATCACCGGAACCGAGATTGCCACCATGGGACTTGCTTCTCGCCCTGACTTTGAGTTTCCCCGTCGCATAGGCAGTGAAGTCGTTCATACATTCCGAGGGCAAAAGTTCGCTCGCGAATTCCCTGTGGACCAACGCCTCGGACATGTGACCACGACCGAGCCCGTCGGAAAAGGATATTCCCATGCCGACAGTTCCGCGGGAACTAGCCTCCTTGCCCGGTTCCAGGACAACATCGTCAAAGAGCATCGCCGCACTGGATGAGCCTGAAAGCGAGATTCTGATGAACCTGATACCGTCTGGAATGTTGAATGTATGAGAATATGGACTCCACTGAACCGCACGGGTGTATTTTTTCCCGTCCAGATACGACGCCTGCGTGTTCTTGTCGGAGTAGAAATATATTCTCGGCGATACGACCGCCCCGTTCACATTGTATGCAAAAAGACTCAATGTAAAGACGGAATCTCCGTCAACCGGCACGAAGTCGGACACCGGTCCACCCGTCGGGGATGTTACGCCAACATAACTGCCATAAACTGGCCGGATGTCCTGGCCGTAGGCCGACATTATTTCCGCACGGGAAAGTCGTTTCCCGTTCCACGCATAGAAACCGTCCTCAAAACTCCAGTTCGGCAGCATGTTGCCGTGCGTAAAGGAAAAGGAGTAACTTCTGGCATGCTCCGTATTCTCAATGACCACCGCTTTTGGAGGGTTAGCAAAGGCAAAGGTTGCAAGAACAGGCACACAAAGGAGAGAGAATAACTTATTCATTTGCCCCTCCCACATTTTCATTTAGACGATGTTTTGCATTGTCCGTGAAAATTCTTCCCTTCGAATCTCTTGTAGCACGGCGTTGATGATTCTTGTCATAGACAAATTCATTCTTCTGGAAGTCCATTCCCATCGTAGAAAGCGGAAGTCCCGCCCTGTCGTAAGAAGTCATAGTGAATGCCGCCGATGACGGGAAGGCGACAAAATCGTCCACATAGACAACCCGGGAATCATCTCCCGTGGGCGTTCCCGTTCCAAGCCAAATTCTAAGATGATCGTCGGCTGTCGTATCTGCAAACATTCCGTCCGCTACCAGTTCAGAATATGGAATCTCTATTTCATAACGTTGCCACCTGTTAGCCAAGAAAGGTTCGTTTACGGGATTATAACTTGCGATTGACCTCGCAATACTCTTGTCCGCCCTGCGGAACTCCGCGATGAGCATGGGTTTCACACCCGTAGAATACGCAAACGCGGATATTACGAAACTGTACTTATACCGACGGAGTTCTTTCAGGCTTATATTCCTGGTGGGGCCATAACCGTCCGTAACCTTGAACGAGTACAACCCGTCATAGACCTGGACGCTGTCGAGAGCGGTCTGCGCCATTTCCCATCCGTTCAAGGCCCCATGTTCGGCCGTATTGAGGGCGACATCGGTACAGGCCGCACCCGGGAATGTTCCCGCCAAGAGAGACCTATGGCCTTCATAAACATTGCAACTAGAACGCATGCCAGCATTGGTCAAGCTGGCAATCTCGGTCACGTGACCGCAACTATCGGTAGAAATCACCGAGTCAGCCTTTTCCCATCCCGCTGAAATCGGGAAGGATTTTCCGACACGAACCGGGGCCTGCCACACATAGCGCGAAGCCGCCATTCCGGGGATTTTGACTGAATACGCCGCCCTGGATGCAAATGCGACGCTGTCGGCCAGGAACACTTGCGCGGGATTGGAAGACTCGATTGCCGTCAACGGACTGGACGTGAACGGGACATAGGAGTATTGTTTGACGGGATTCTTGAAGACCATGCTGTCCGCATTGCTTTCGAGCACCTGTTTTTCAAGGATTTTCTGACTGAATAAATAATACGGCCCCGACTGTCTCAGCGTCCCCATGAACTGCCCGGACTCGTTATCCAATAGCACATTCTTATCGACCGTGCGTATCTTGTTTCCGTTCGGATCGACGGAAACATTTATCGTGGAATCCAGCAGGTTCACTATGAGGCCATTCGGCCAGTTACGTCCGGCACCGGAGTCCAAGGCAAACACGTTGCGGGACAGACTACGCAATGCTCCCGACCTGTCGTAGCGACGAGTTTTTTTAAGAGTTCCCTGAAGGTTCTTCTGGTATCCGACAAGAGGCATTCCTTTAAGGTCTGCGATAAAATCATAACGGGCCTTTGTCACCGTATCATTACTGACGAAAGCAACTGTACTCACTACGGGGGCAATAAACTGCGCCTGCTGCGTATGGGCGTTAAACTCAACAATGCCGTCCGGCTGAGCATACGTGAACTTGGTGTAGCGATTAGTGGAATCAGTCGAATTTTCCTTCCAATAGCGTTCCACCACTGGATAATTTTGCGGTTTCCAGAAATTCTGGCCGGAATACTGGGCTAAACCAATCAAGTTTCTACCGGAAATAGAATCCACGACAGTCTTCGCCATCAGACGGTTCGGCGAGGAATAGGACCTTAAACTAGGAATCGATATATAATAAAAATTAAGAGGCGATTCAAAAAAGGCGGATGTCCTAAAAAAAGGGTTTGTCTCAAAATTACGCATTCTGCTATACGAACCTACTTTACAAACGCCTGTATTGAGACAAAGATTTCCTTCATCAGTAGATCCAGTTTGATAAAAAACTATCGGGTCACTTTGCGAAAATTGTACATCGAACACATTGCTATCCAGTTCACTTGTATGGTCTAAAACTGGATTGGCTGGATCACGGGGAACATGAAGCAACAAGTTGTGATACCTGCCATTCTGGATTACAGGACGAGTTGATTCATATCGTTCCTCAAGATATAGCGCATCCCTGGTCGCTGATACAAAAACATTATTACTTGTACCGTTAAACGGGAAAATTCCATTTTTATCTAGTTCATAGACAATGGTTCCATTGACAGTCTTCTTTCTCCAAAGGAACACATTGCTCTTTGCCTTAGATTTTTCAACAACATAACTATCCATTATGTAAAAAACATCACCACAAAAAGCATCTCCGCTGCATTGATATGCCCCATCATCCCAATGTTCGTTTGCCATCTGTTGGAAATGTTTTCCATCGAAATACATGGCAACAATATATTCCGTGCCACCCTTATTCAATGTCTCAAATAGGATGTTTCCCAACAAAGTAATTCCATCCAGTCCCTTTTGAAAATTCATTGTGTAAGTAGTTCCATTTGAGGATTTTTGAATTCCAAAATCTGGGAATATAGATGGAGAACTTGTCAGTTCTTCAAAATTTCCATCCTTATAAGCGAATACATTCAGGACATCATTGTGACTTTCTCCAACAATAAACATTGTTGATGACGCATCAACTGTTATAGGATATGACCATTCGAGACAGGTGTTGGAACTGCCGCTACGGATTGGCTCCCCATAGTTTGAAGTGTTTGGAAAACCGCATAAATCCTTTGTCTTTGGTAATAGAGTCCAATTTCCTGTTGACGGATGACGGACAACGGGATAAATTCTACGCGTATCTCCATCTTTCTCGACAACCAGGAAATAATTCTCCTGTGTTACGACATTTTCAATAGTTCCCAAGAGTTCTGTAGGTGTGACAAAAAAATCACCCACTACAGAATCCTGTTGTACGAACCTAAAACCATTCCATTCATAAAAATCTATATCTCGACCACCCGCATCGGCTATAATAAGATAGTTGGAAAAACTGAATAAACGGGGAACTTCTTTTCCTGTCATCTGAAGATTGAACGGGTCCGAA contains:
- a CDS encoding RHS repeat domain-containing protein, translating into MNKLFSLLCVPVLATFAFANPPKAVVIENTEHARSYSFSFTHGNMLPNWSFEDGFYAWNGKRLSRAEIMSAYGQDIRPVYGSYVGVTSPTGGPVSDFVPVDGDSVFTLSLFAYNVNGAVVSPRIYFYSDKNTQASYLDGKKYTRAVQWSPYSHTFNIPDGIRFIRISLSGSSSAAMLFDDVVLEPGKEASSRGTVGMGISFSDGLGRGHMSEALVHREFASELLPSECMNDFTAYATGKLKVRARSKSHGGNLGSGDSVFIDNDVTIRDTSLSELRVVAKNSVRMGDRDSVFAVVNYGIGLWTGNQTFVQQSEQNTETEACSFPPEDFPVGTSDVSLANDADSTLVPGKYANGLIRARSVLRLSAGDYYFDSFSVEPTATLRFDLSQGNVVIHVRSSLSISDNSIMSHDSTARYFIGWRLGQSSTLRLGTISGLAGVFVAPNAKIELGHQSALYGLIYAKNVELMQESSITAPSFLFFAPAMRFAVKESRYDNLGRAFQEDYSYVAELEREGYVDSSLVHANDYFSLDGDGPDAAGYAYTENQYSLQDGRLLRSSMPGEPWKVDGAHVGSSDYAYVADLNIPQSLNFAKNNTQKNYTLSYSRDVEGRISLSWKNRLGQLMQTAFALDTTGTNMRNWQWSVKKYEYTREGNLRRTITPLDVDQNDSAFAVVSDYDAAGRNVASDGPDVGTEKFYYTKSGSIRISVTEEQRGRNAVSYKEYDAQGRIVSIGESVLDLVIDARLREIAESRSPVPGVKTEYSGSAYDSLSACLDRIGNEKLEGYFTDKILKNTRGKLACKWTRNPLAASRIGADAALVADFFAYDSLGRKTVAIRYTGAERDSTRTVVSKQYEYDNISRLLKVSVFDANGAILDARRYDYDDKGRVKTIFDGEGLNIVRFTYDDLGQVSAVTVGDRLRTDYAYHLHGQTTALNILNTTSGDTLFRQTLNYEDVAASTNERPRYDGMIAKLSTTYGIADSSGNRVSSFLYDMPGNLVKRSGTAPEATFSFDKNGRTLAQGYDGSTLGYNYYDDSYRLNRVTGSIALDSARNASRTNNFVYDASGRMIADSSKNLSVEYDPYGMPVSFVQTSDSSIWRELVVYDPSGWRIATFAYENDTLQAIRTDIMVGGKKALERHRVYVANDSSIAEYRMIQGKSGIVGRILPDSSKEWYIKDYQGSLVMTLVDNGPGNVLAYEPYGTQKKIQVSGDSPAEQYTGKELNERVGLYYYGARYFDPVFGVWISPDAAKQFDNPFHFGGNPVNYVDVDGNIAVVLAVGIFAISVYVGISVADYIYDGTNLGMAILGGIGAAGLSVAGGWAVGAVKGVGGIALGAAASMGETAIGNLAKKENFGNATDYIISGTTGALSGPLGKFTNSNVLKQSLDGKTENALGSIMFTGGLFAMNQMYESSQWLADAGNSMLYGFNSAVNSTIASSMSVLQSQGTSMGSLSNNLIIGANESNNYGENTPNIFHASDYNKTSNESYSQSSNSQEQVQHSIEQIRNITDSQKPASGIDVEIPQTTIDMDEINNDYQNIMDGINTDLESIRHPNKCYVGCNGYTNF